From Enterococcus mediterraneensis, the proteins below share one genomic window:
- a CDS encoding phage holin family protein, whose translation MNWKELILELRAQKILYVLSLLALAMILDFFSGCYAARKHKCLSSKVGINGILRKLASMVLLVFFLPVALLLPGKTGIAMLFVFYVGYLLLEIQSILENYEKIGIDTHLFTAFVEMLKKHRR comes from the coding sequence ATGAACTGGAAAGAATTGATTTTAGAACTGAGAGCCCAGAAGATTTTATATGTATTGTCGCTTTTGGCGCTTGCTATGATCCTTGATTTTTTCAGCGGCTGTTACGCTGCCAGAAAACACAAATGTCTTTCATCAAAGGTCGGGATCAATGGGATTTTGCGGAAACTGGCAAGTATGGTACTGTTGGTTTTCTTTTTGCCAGTGGCTTTGCTGCTGCCGGGGAAAACCGGAATCGCTATGCTGTTCGTTTTTTATGTTGGTTACTTATTGCTGGAGATCCAGTCAATTTTAGAAAATTACGAGAAAATCGGCATTGACACGCATTTATTTACCGCTTTTGTAGAAATGCTGAAAAAACATCGTCGATAA
- a CDS encoding tyrosine-type recombinase/integrase has protein sequence MFEDIKLQDLLEEMIVTDEARGLTVKSVSKNKKLLSVFFAWLDREHSVTTLAGVKTAHIRKFMVFKYNAGVRESYVNSYLRAIRALFTFCENEEYIQPSENPCLRVQWMRESKPVIRAWSDSDIKKMLQYTQKQATEKRRKANNHRGLCSLFVAERNRLMVMTLADTGLRISELENLTDNTFQKDSILVINGKGKKSRVLYCSPLIYKQKLKYDRAKARYFATRKDITQQDFVFLTKAGEKLSTDIAQRFVKQIAKAAGVNEQLRASPHTFRHYFTQKLIENTDVYTVQRLLGHASIKTTETYLNSMENKQVLAAGLKAAPLSNLRK, from the coding sequence TTGTTTGAAGATATAAAACTGCAAGACTTATTAGAAGAAATGATAGTAACAGATGAAGCCAGAGGGCTTACAGTTAAGTCAGTGTCCAAGAACAAAAAGCTATTGTCAGTGTTTTTTGCATGGCTTGACAGGGAACACAGCGTTACCACTCTTGCTGGCGTTAAAACAGCACATATCAGAAAATTTATGGTGTTTAAATATAACGCTGGTGTACGTGAAAGCTATGTAAACAGCTATTTGCGGGCAATTAGGGCACTGTTTACTTTCTGTGAGAATGAAGAGTATATACAGCCTTCTGAGAACCCTTGCTTGCGTGTGCAGTGGATGCGTGAAAGCAAGCCAGTCATACGTGCATGGTCTGATAGTGATATTAAGAAAATGTTGCAGTATACGCAGAAGCAAGCAACAGAAAAGCGCAGGAAGGCTAATAATCACAGAGGACTGTGTTCCCTATTTGTAGCAGAACGCAACAGATTAATGGTGATGACTCTTGCTGATACTGGTTTGCGGATCAGTGAGCTAGAGAATTTAACAGATAACACATTTCAAAAGGACAGTATTCTAGTCATCAACGGTAAAGGAAAGAAATCACGTGTACTTTATTGTTCACCATTGATATATAAGCAAAAACTGAAATATGACAGAGCTAAAGCACGTTACTTTGCTACTAGAAAAGACATTACACAGCAAGACTTTGTATTTCTGACAAAGGCAGGTGAAAAACTATCTACTGACATTGCCCAACGCTTTGTTAAACAGATTGCTAAAGCTGCAGGCGTGAATGAGCAGCTTAGAGCTAGTCCACACACGTTTAGACACTACTTCACGCAGAAGCTTATAGAAAATACAGATGTGTACACAGTCCAGCGGCTTTTAGGACACGCAAGTATTAAGACCACTGAAACATACTTGAACAGTATGGAAAACAAGCAAGTACTGGCGGCAGGTCTGAAAGCAGCTCCACTGTCTAATCTACGTAAATAA
- a CDS encoding ATP-dependent DNA helicase, protein MHRGKIAVRKIVEFILRRGDLDNGGRSGHTALEGARIHRKLQAAAGDEYQKEVFLKIESQLGEDQLIVEGRADGIFKKDDRWVIDEIKTSEVAFEDLSEDQIELFFFQAMVYAYIYGTEQQVTEIDVQLTYYQTTEELITRQVRHYTLTELEDFYQNLIQEYHKWLLFQEEWREKRNASLQTLVFPYEGYRKGQRELAVAAYKTLKTKQKLFVEAPTGTGKTISTLFPALKALGEDEADRIFYLTAKTITRQVAEEALKRLDQIGAQVKVITLTAKDKIAFAEENTQNPEDNPYSKGYYNRVNDGVWDLLHHENLITREVIEHYARKHMLSPFEFSLDISLWCDVIIGDYNYLFDPTVYLRRFFEENEEEYFFLIDEAHNLVSRSREMYSAQLSSLKGELLYEKIGKEHQKLRRALNKVTKEFKKIDAIGKEDGWTFHHQQAPAEQLIKTLYALQEKIKEWLAAFPEDSAHELILDYYFDLLHFLKISEFYDDHYETTIQRSANELIIKQFCMEPAPFLKDSLNKGKASILFSASLSPLSYYQEVLGGEAEALRYKLPSPFEEQQQKILITNYIQTTYQKRQESLPKIVAAVYQMVETKIGNYMVFFPSYRYLDEAVDLFKETYPEINVLIQDTKMDEAEREAFLEKFVADPERSLVAFCVLGGIFSEGIDLKGTRLIGTAIVGVGLPQLNPEQELIRSYYDEKNHQGFDYAYQLPGMNKVLQAAGRVIRGSHDHGVVLLLDQRFNTTRYKKLFPLHWHSATVVYQPNQLSDELQKFWESRDVSASDKLSTAE, encoded by the coding sequence ATGCATCGAGGAAAAATAGCGGTTCGAAAAATCGTGGAATTCATTTTACGCCGGGGTGATTTAGATAATGGCGGAAGAAGCGGGCACACTGCTTTGGAAGGCGCCAGGATCCACCGCAAGTTGCAGGCCGCTGCCGGTGATGAGTATCAAAAAGAAGTTTTTCTGAAAATCGAAAGTCAATTAGGGGAAGATCAACTGATCGTAGAAGGCAGAGCAGATGGAATCTTTAAAAAAGATGACCGCTGGGTGATCGATGAAATCAAAACTTCGGAAGTCGCATTTGAAGATCTGTCCGAAGATCAAATCGAGCTTTTTTTCTTTCAGGCAATGGTTTACGCTTATATTTATGGCACGGAACAACAAGTGACAGAGATCGATGTCCAATTGACTTATTACCAGACAACAGAAGAATTGATTACACGACAAGTACGTCATTATACACTTACTGAACTGGAAGATTTTTATCAAAATCTGATCCAAGAGTATCATAAGTGGCTTTTATTCCAAGAAGAATGGCGGGAAAAACGCAATGCTTCGCTGCAAACATTGGTGTTTCCTTATGAAGGATATCGTAAAGGACAGCGGGAACTAGCAGTCGCCGCCTATAAGACCCTGAAAACAAAGCAAAAGTTATTTGTTGAAGCGCCGACTGGGACCGGAAAAACAATCTCGACATTGTTTCCGGCGTTAAAGGCGCTAGGAGAAGATGAGGCGGATCGGATCTTTTATCTGACCGCTAAGACGATTACTCGCCAAGTGGCTGAAGAAGCGCTGAAACGATTGGATCAAATCGGCGCCCAAGTGAAAGTAATCACTCTGACGGCAAAAGATAAGATCGCTTTTGCTGAAGAAAATACCCAAAACCCCGAAGATAATCCTTATTCGAAAGGTTATTACAATCGAGTCAACGATGGTGTATGGGATCTCTTGCACCATGAAAATCTCATCACGCGGGAAGTTATCGAGCACTATGCCCGCAAACATATGCTTTCGCCCTTTGAGTTTTCGTTAGATATCAGTCTTTGGTGTGATGTGATCATTGGTGATTATAACTATCTGTTCGATCCTACCGTTTATCTGCGGCGTTTTTTCGAAGAGAATGAGGAAGAATATTTCTTTTTGATTGATGAAGCTCACAATCTAGTCAGTCGTTCCCGCGAGATGTATTCTGCCCAGTTATCATCTCTCAAAGGCGAACTGCTATATGAAAAAATCGGAAAAGAGCATCAAAAACTGCGGCGAGCACTCAATAAAGTCACTAAAGAATTCAAAAAAATCGACGCGATCGGAAAAGAGGATGGCTGGACATTCCATCATCAGCAAGCACCTGCGGAACAATTGATCAAAACACTTTATGCGTTGCAAGAAAAAATCAAAGAATGGCTGGCGGCGTTTCCGGAAGATAGCGCCCATGAACTGATATTGGACTATTACTTTGATCTGCTGCATTTTTTAAAGATTAGTGAATTTTACGACGATCATTATGAAACGACGATCCAGCGAAGTGCAAATGAGCTTATCATCAAACAGTTTTGCATGGAGCCCGCACCTTTTTTGAAGGATAGTCTCAATAAGGGCAAAGCAAGTATTCTTTTTTCGGCTAGTTTGAGTCCGTTGTCTTATTATCAAGAAGTTTTAGGCGGGGAAGCGGAAGCTTTGCGTTATAAACTGCCCAGCCCATTTGAAGAACAACAACAAAAGATTTTGATCACTAATTATATCCAAACTACTTATCAAAAAAGACAAGAAAGTCTGCCGAAAATCGTGGCGGCTGTCTATCAGATGGTGGAAACGAAAATCGGAAATTATATGGTATTCTTCCCCTCTTATCGCTATCTGGATGAAGCAGTGGATCTATTTAAAGAGACATATCCCGAAATCAATGTTTTGATTCAAGATACCAAGATGGATGAAGCGGAACGAGAAGCGTTTTTGGAAAAATTCGTAGCAGATCCTGAACGGTCGCTGGTTGCTTTCTGCGTTTTAGGCGGGATCTTTTCTGAAGGGATCGACTTGAAAGGAACGCGTCTGATCGGAACAGCGATCGTAGGTGTCGGACTACCGCAACTCAATCCTGAACAGGAATTGATCCGCAGTTATTATGATGAAAAAAATCATCAAGGGTTCGATTATGCCTACCAGCTGCCGGGAATGAACAAAGTTTTGCAAGCAGCGGGGCGGGTGATTCGCGGCAGTCATGATCATGGTGTCGTTTTGCTATTGGACCAGCGTTTCAATACAACAAGATATAAAAAGCTGTTCCCGCTTCATTGGCACTCAGCAACAGTCGTTTATCAACCGAATCAGCTATCTGACGAACTGCAAAAATTTTGGGAGTCACGAGACGTTTCAGCGAGTGATAAGCTGAGTACTGCTGAGTAA
- a CDS encoding metal-sulfur cluster assembly factor, translated as MSQQYTEQEVTDIKERVLTALETVIDPELGIDIVNLGLIYEIEFDGETGDTIVKMTLTTMGCPLADILTDQIHQALAEVPEVKNIEVKLVWYPAWTTDKMSRYARIALGIR; from the coding sequence ATGAGTCAACAATATACTGAACAAGAAGTCACTGACATCAAGGAACGCGTATTGACAGCTTTAGAAACTGTGATCGACCCTGAATTAGGTATCGATATCGTCAACCTTGGATTAATATATGAAATCGAATTTGATGGAGAAACTGGTGATACGATCGTCAAAATGACCCTAACGACAATGGGCTGTCCGTTAGCAGATATCCTCACTGACCAAATCCATCAAGCGTTGGCAGAAGTGCCAGAAGTAAAAAATATCGAAGTAAAATTAGTTTGGTATCCTGCTTGGACGACAGATAAGATGTCCAGATACGCCAGAATAGCATTGGGTATACGGTAA
- a CDS encoding YitT family protein produces the protein METLKKISVVLISGITSAVSLNFFLIPAKVLSAGMNGVAQIIVALGFRYFDIHLSTGLFILLLNIPIFILGFIKLGKSSTFWSFINVVCVSLVTMIIPQGEVTNNILMNSLMGGVLLGIGSGFSLKMGFTTGGMDILSLVLSKTTGKTVGKYMFMLNGIIIMVAGFIFSWESALYTIISIYCMSHVVDMIHTSHQKVTAMIITTKPDEVGKNISEHVFRGMTLLPSVGGYSGVPGKTIVMVITRYELYDLEQAVIEADENAFVNILPTQSIMGRFASEDDQRTFKATGKFPEMKIQKKSR, from the coding sequence ATGGAAACTTTAAAAAAGATCAGTGTCGTTTTGATCTCGGGGATCACTTCGGCTGTTTCATTGAACTTTTTTTTGATTCCGGCAAAAGTCCTTTCAGCAGGAATGAACGGGGTCGCACAGATCATTGTCGCGCTGGGATTTCGCTATTTTGATATTCATTTGAGTACCGGACTATTCATCTTGCTGTTGAATATACCGATTTTTATATTGGGATTTATCAAACTAGGTAAATCATCGACTTTTTGGAGTTTTATCAATGTCGTCTGTGTTTCTCTGGTCACTATGATCATACCTCAAGGAGAAGTCACCAATAATATTTTGATGAATTCACTGATGGGTGGCGTCTTACTGGGGATCGGTTCCGGTTTTTCATTGAAAATGGGTTTTACGACCGGCGGGATGGATATTTTATCACTGGTGCTGTCAAAAACTACTGGGAAAACTGTCGGTAAATACATGTTTATGCTAAATGGGATCATCATTATGGTAGCAGGATTCATTTTTAGTTGGGAAAGTGCATTGTATACGATCATTTCTATTTATTGTATGAGTCATGTGGTGGATATGATCCATACTAGCCATCAAAAAGTCACGGCAATGATCATCACTACCAAACCAGACGAAGTGGGCAAAAATATTTCTGAGCATGTTTTCCGCGGGATGACGCTGCTTCCTTCTGTGGGCGGCTATTCAGGTGTTCCAGGGAAAACGATCGTGATGGTGATCACTCGTTATGAATTATATGATTTGGAACAAGCTGTCATTGAAGCTGATGAAAATGCCTTTGTCAATATCTTGCCAACCCAATCGATCATGGGACGATTCGCCAGCGAAGACGACCAACGGACATTTAAAGCGACTGGGAAATTTCCTGAAATGAAGATCCAGAAAAAAAGCCGTTGA